Sequence from the Rutidosis leptorrhynchoides isolate AG116_Rl617_1_P2 chromosome 3, CSIRO_AGI_Rlap_v1, whole genome shotgun sequence genome:
GTCACGGTCAAAACTGTCATGCAGGAATGTGTTTAGCGCCACGATTGTCCGGGCACGGACTACCTTGGCATCACCCATAGGAAGAGCAGAAAACGCCTGGTGAAGGCCTGAGGAGGACCCCTTCTCCAGGGTACTCATACAGGTAGGATAATCGATATCCAGTTGAGAGAAAGCACGGATGAGGTCATCACCCGCAGGGACATTGAAGTGAATGTCATCAAAACTCTCCAGGGAAAAATGTTCACCCTCACCACCACCCAGCTCTAAGGGCTCCGTCTCGGTCGCCCCATCTCCGACAGAAAGCTCGCCAACAACTGCAAGAATTAAACAAGTCAAACACAAAACAAATATCATAACAAGAATAAGAATAGCTTGCCGGAACAAGAAGATTACCTTTGGCCTTCTTTGACCAGAGCTGAGAAAGTTCATGGATCCTCCTCTTCCCAACCGCCTGCTCCTCCGTCACAATCGGAGCAGGAAGGACTAAGTCGGAACCATCACCGGCATTCTGTTCCAGGTTTTGTGGAACAACATCCGGGTCACCTCCCGGAATCACCGGGACAACTTCGAACTGGATCTCTTCAAGATCGCCAAACGCCATTGCAGTTGCGAATTCCATAACTATTGCATAAAAATAAAACAAGGTTAGCATGCAAAAACTTAACTAAAATGACATAACAATTGGCTAGGATCAGTCTCCACCTGCTCCTATAACGGATGACGGGTTTGGTGGTTGGATCCGGCCATTGGTGGCTAACCCCTCCCAACACAAGCATGGCCTCCGGGTATGGCCATTGGGGAAACTTAAACCCTTGAATAGCTGCAATGCATGCCTTCTCCACAGCATTCAGTCTCGGAACCTTGTTGGCTCCTTTCTTCACTTCGCTCGCCCACTCGCAAAGGCGCACAAATCTATATTGTAATCCCCTGGTACTGACAAAAAAGAATGATTCCCTCCATTCTTTTAGAGAGGAATCCATATCACCGGTAAACTTGAAGAATCCTCTTCGCTTGATGGAGAACCAACCAACCTCGGATCTCGAAACGGTAAAACAATATCGGAACATACGAACAGTTGGAAGAATGTGGTAATAATTCAAATACATCTCCCACATCACTAGCTTCTGGTACGAATGAGGATGTATTTGGGCAGGAGCTACCCCATAGTGTGTAAGAAATTGGTACATGAACTCACAATAGGGTAATCGAAAGTTGCCCACTGTAATGGCTGCACCATATATGGTGACCATCTCGGCCGGTGGTTTGTGTGCTCGGTGGGTGGCATCAGGGACCCTCAGAATATAGTTAGTCAAAAAGGTGTATTTATCTACTAGTTCGTTGAGGTAAGCATCGCACACACGACTCATTATCCTATCGATATTTACAGCAGCCCTAGGAGAGGACTCAGCGATGTCTACGCTAGTCGACGTGGAAGACTGATCCTCCATATGTATAAATGCGTAAAGGTAAAAAACTACAAATTGATAGGAAAAAGTAAGGAGAAGAGAGAAGAAGAAAGGTACCTCTTTTCGTGAAAAAACTGTTGGTTTTTGAAGAAGAAAACGATGGAAGATATGAAGGTTGTAAAAAGTGAAAATATTGAAGAGAGGTGGCTATTTATAGGTTTCAAAGAAATTGATCTAACTGTCCAGATCAAAGGACGGATCCATAAAGGTAATGATTAAAATTGCAAAAAGATGTTCCTCGAATAACGTTccaaaaagttgaaaaatggaaaaAACACAAAAGGGGGCGTGTCTGCAGAAACTGTCTTTTAAAActgtcaagcatttaatgcacaTCCAATCAGGAACGTAGGCTCATTTTTGAGTTTGACAAAGGTAACCGTTCCGGCTACCATTATCAAACTGGGGGAACTTGATGATACGCGTAATAATCCGTCTCCACAAGGCACATTATTAGTAGCACCCCAGATATAATGTACCCGGCATACGTCATTACGAGCAGAGAATATCTTCCCGGCCTCATCTTAGTAGTCGGACCAGAAGGTCACTTATGAACACATGCAGGAAGGAGGCCGGGACACCACAAGAAGTTCCAGCTCGGACAATAATGCAAGTTACCGACACCAACTAGTCGGATGCAAGAGCATTAAGAAGCCGGGAACCATGTCATCACATAAAAAGGCCTGTTGAACCATGAATATCAGGCACCCGGTAACCTCTACAAGGTTACCCATAAACTGGCTACGATCTTGCCCGGCCACAAcactaccgtgaagaaacacttggagtaAAACATCAGTTAGAACCTTCTTGGTTAAACAAGGCATCCATCCGTCATATCCTAGGCGGATCTTCCACACTCCCGGAACCAACGCTTCGTCCCGGAATAGGAGCACTGTCCTGGAACGAGTACTTGATCCCGGAACAAACACACAAACAAGCTGCACACTACGTCAGCCCACAAATCTagaaaagtttgttaggatctgctcgttattcccatgaaagggacaggtgccacgtcactccttgggattagcaaagtttgttacaaccatgaaagggacatgtgtcacgtcaccattccctcataacacctataaatacaTGATCGGGATCATTCAACCactaacactggatgcattaatgttaatcTGCCCAAATTAATTGCAGTGACATTTCTCCAGCTGATAATATGACTCCGATTAAGATTTCGGTTGCCATCGGAGTTAATCTTCAttctaagatattaacttactcAACTCCAATCGAGTAAGGTTAATctcatcgattgttttacgcccttgaaatccaaatttcaaatcggggttcgtacaattattggagttaaaacattcgatccactcttttccccaaatcaagcactcaaacccgaaatctatttaacaaatacgattttggtttgatcaacatATTGTATGTGCTATTCATTAAGTACTAAATTTAACATCTTTTGTTATAGTTGTAACATTCAGTATAAAAGCTACGTGCAAAAGGTAAGTAGTAAGAAGATATTACAAATACTACAATCTATAGTACTATATAAGATATCGCATGCATAGTGCTATAGTGGGCTAAAAGAGCAATTCACAAAGGATAAAGATAGTCGAAATGCACTAAAGTAAATTACCTATACAAACAGCTACTCAGAATAGAAAATCTGTTTGTGAAAGATCTAAAATGATAGTAGATAAATGCAATAGTTAGTGCAATAAATGCAATAGTTAGTGCAACATTGCAGACTTTCTTATTAACAACAGCAGAGGCAAGCACATGAATGTCTCAAAGGTTGCCTTTACGGAGGTGATAACGTGATTATCACAAACATGACAGACAACTACAAAATGACAAATATACAAAAAAATCATGATGGACTGTGTACATCAGAATATGGAGTCGGATTCCTCGCCCTTACCGAGTAACCCGAACAGGCCTTACAACTTTATACTTTTACCAAAGAGGTGATGCATAGATTCCTAGTCAATTGTAAATTTAAAAAATTGACTAGGAATCTGCATTTAAAAAACCAATAAGATCAAGCAGTATGTACACAATAATGAACTTAACTGAGTTATGTGAGGGATAATTTCCTTCAACAACAAGCTTCTGATTTAAGATAAAGCAAAAAGTAGCACTTCATAGTTCATATGACATAAGAGAACATAAGGGAACATAATTAAACATGTACTCGACAAGTACAGTCCACGTAAAACCACATCAGTTTGCTTTGACAATCCTTAAGAATCTTCAGTTTTTGAGCGTTCAACAATTAATTGTGCTGAAGGTGATGCACGTGGAAATGGAAGACGAATCATATCGGTAAGAATTATCACTTGTTCGTCAACAGAAACATTGTCCTTAAGCACAATTCGTGCAATTTTCAGTAAAGGCGCCTTACCCAAGATCAGTTTCACAAATTCCATTTCAAACGAAATGTTACTAAAATCTGCTATCTCAAAATACGTAAGATGATCCAAGGTCAAACTCAAGTCGTCTTGGAGATCAACAAACTTAATGGAACTTTCCTGAGTCGGCAAATTCTCATTATCATACATCTAATTCAGAAAACATTGTTAAATGTCATTAAACCTGTATTTAAAGAACCTATTATGATGAGCAATACAATTATATACCAGAAAGAAAAGTGCCTCTAGATTTGGGGAGCTCCTGATTATACAAAGGACGGATGAAATGATATCTTGTTCCCTTAGGCACACATCCAAACTAACATCTTTAAGGTGAAGCAAAGTTGGAAGCTTATTTGGCATACCACCTGCAACCAAATACTTTAAGGAAAAGAAAAAAATCAAAGTTTAGCAATCACAAGATTCTTGTATGAGATGCATACAATCTTTTAACCAAAATCACCTTCATGTAATACTTTGAGATATCTAAAGTATGAACTAAAGGCACACACTGAAAAAGTTGTACAAATGTAAAGGAGTTTTCTTCTACATATTCTTCTTCATAACCACCCTGCATCAGTAAACATACATTAAAAATGATATCTTTCAAGTGAAGGAGTTTCATGAAAGGTTATATGCAAATTACCAAAACGATTTTTTCAAGTAGTGGGCAACTCGAGAGGAAATGTTGCAGCACTTCAGAAGAAACTTGAACATTATAGAAGGACATGTTCCTCAACTTCTTAAATCCATTAATTGTCAATGGAGGTTCAAAATCACAATTTAATAGCTTTAAAGATTCTAATCCTTGTATCAAAAAGAACGATGCGGGTAGTTTGTAGAAGGAATCTGAAGTATCAATGATCAAACATTTCACATTACTTCTCCTTGAAAGAGAAAATATGATCTGGTCTAACTCGGTTGTCATGCCCAATTTGTTGACATCAAGCTCAAACTTTAGTGTCGCCTGACCACGGTGTATTAACAAAACATGGAAGATCGCATTGACAAGCTTATATTTCAACCAAATTTCGCCACCAAGTATCGATTGAACCAGATTGTGATCAAATACAAGTTCGGGCATAGTTGTCCAATAATATCTCCATTTCTTTGACAAAATGCTCGTTCTAATTGCATCTCGGATTGGCATAAGAGTTAAAATTGCTTCGATTATGTTTTGAGGAAGGGAGCTGATTCTATCCGAACTTCGACGACGAGTTTTCATCATATACACTCCACAAGTCTGCAATATATAATGTAAATCAATAAAACCGAAAGTATAAAAGTGAAAAGTGTTATCCAGAAGATAGGTGACATGTATATTATTAAGAAAAGGAGAAAAAAACCGATTTATAGAAACATAAACCTTGTTTATACTGTAAATTATAACTTAACTTTTTGAAACTAACATTCACAGAAAAAGGAACGCATTATCAGAATTTCAGTAGTTTTAAAGATAAAAAGGACATTTCTTTCAACTTTCGGAAGTATAAAATTTTAGAAATCAAAGAAATTTCCTGAAATTAAACGCACTGTTCTTTCAAGATGGATAGTATTTATATCAGATCTAGGGCTAGAAAATTAGGAGTTTCGAGTAAGATAATTTTCAATTCAGATTAGAGTATTGTGTAGTTGTGCTGTTTCTCAATCGAATTTATAAAGGGAAAAATTAATAGAACTTGAACGAAAATTATACTTAATCCGCAGTACAATGAGTTGTTGAGCTAATGAATACAACAATACAAAGTTAGCCTTTCTACAAGAAAGAAGAGACAAAGATTTACCTCTGCGCTTTTTGATCGATTTAGGGCATCCAGCTACAATTTGGAACTGGAGTGCAAAGAGTGGGCAAGTCAAACGCGGAAGTGATAAACTAGGAGTAAATTAAATTAGGGCATATTTTTTACAGCGACTGGATCGTGTTCTATATAAATTTAGTAAAATGCTACCACCATTTCGTGTAGATATACAAAAAACACCGTAGAAAATTATATGCTAGTATATGCTACTCATTGTAAAATATTTTATATGCACTGAGTTTAAGcagataaaaaaaaaacaaaaattactaaAACGGTCCGTGTGTTAACCCATTTTAGCCATTTTCATCATTATCAACCAAAAAGTCCTTAAACAATTTTTTAATCCCAATTACATCCCTAGAACCAACTAAGCATAACTGCCCTTAAATTAATTACACGTGCAGCTCATGTGATATTCTTTCTACGTATAACCTGTTTTTGACCCCTATATCTCTGTATTTCATCATCCTTTAACTTCACCAACTGACTAACAGAGCACATCAGTTCACAATACTATCTTCATACAATTTTCGACCCATTTGACCCCAATCCATCAATTCATAAATAGATTGATATGGCTctcattttatatttttgttttcatggTGTAGGTTAATTGGTAAATAGGCGACCGACATCAAACATGGATCCATACACCGTGACTGGATTACTAGCTGAAGCTACAATCTTTTGGGAGCctactatttttatttttatttttttcgaacggccaaaatatatataaatataaacaacccTCTCTAACGAATTGCTAGAAGAGGAACAAACTTACAACCACAACCCAAAACGAAACAAACAATGGCAAAAAGCCGAACCCTACCAACATAACCCCTTAACACCTTACAAAGGCTTAGCTAGCAATAAATTCCAATTTATAATGCCCGAACTTCTACTAGTAATCCATCGAAACGATACTATACGAATAGAGTCAAATAGAGTGCTCTTCATAAACGAATTAGGCTCAAAATTCGTAGAATTTCGGAATCTCCAAATGTGCCATAAAGTAACCACAATGATAACGTATAATTTGTCTTTTACCTCCTTACTTGCACGCCATGCGTCCAGCCAATTCACCCATTCGTCCCAATTATTAAAAGTCGGCAAAGCTACATCCACCCATCTCCTTATCAGTCTCCATAAATCAAGAGCTACGCTGCATCCAAAAAGAACGTGATTACTGGATTTCAGAACAATCCCACATAAGGCACAACTCACGTTTTCTAGCTGCAAGCCTCTCGCTGAAATGTTGATTCAAGAGGGCAACTAATATTACTCATCCACGCTATGTTTCTCACGCAATATCTACCCCGTTTTACTCGGTTTTCGTCTCCAAAGTGCTCGAAAAGCTATGATCTGGGGTTTTTATCGCGTTCTGAATGCTATTGCAGTTCTAAGTgtaaatttggtgtaaaattgaccaaagtgtgcaaatgtatcaagaaaactgcaaagtgctCATCCTGACAACAAGAACGACGTTTCAAAATCAAGGAACGTCGTTCCATCATCAAGTACGACGTTCTAAAGCCAAGAACGACGTTCTACCTGGGAAATTTACAAAGGAAATGGAAACATAACAAGATGCCATTTAGAGCACGATTCAAGAACGACGTTCCTAATTAAGAACGGTGTTCCACATGAAGCCAAGAACGATGTTCCAACATCCAGAACGGCGTTCTACATCTAGAGTCGAGGAACGACGTTCTTAAAAGAGGAACGACGTTCCACTGCGAattctgaaatgtcccattcatattgattataaacgttccatattaattgatttcgtcgcgaggttttgacctctatatgagacgtttttcaaagactgcattcatttttaaaacaaccataactattattttatcgataaaggtttaaaaagcattacgtagattatcaaataatgataatctaaaatataccgtttacacac
This genomic interval carries:
- the LOC139896951 gene encoding F-box/FBD/LRR-repeat protein At1g13570-like isoform X3; protein product: MPIRDAIRTSILSKKWRYYWTTMPELVFDHNLVQSILGGEIWLKYKLVNAIFHVLLIHRGQATLKFELDVNKLGMTTELDQIIFSLSRRSNVKCLIIDTSDSFYKLPASFFLIQGLESLKLLNCDFEPPLTINGFKKLRNMSFYNVQVSSEVLQHFLSSCPLLEKIVLGGYEEEYVEENSFTFVQLFQCVPLVHTLDISKYYMKYLVAGGMPNKLPTLLHLKDVSLDVCLREQDIISSVLCIIRSSPNLEALFFLMYDNENLPTQESSIKFVDLQDDLSLTLDHLTYFEIADFSNISFEMEFVKLILGKAPLLKIARIVLKDNVSVDEQVIILTDMIRLPFPRASPSAQLIVERSKTEDS
- the LOC139896951 gene encoding F-box/FBD/LRR-repeat protein At1g13570-like isoform X2 → MMKTRRRSSDRISSLPQNIIEAILTLMPIRDAIRTSILSKKWRYYWTTMPELVFDHNLVQSILGGEIWLKYKLVNAIFHVLLIHRGQATLKFELDVNKLGMTTELDQIIFSLSRRSNVKCLIIDTSDSFYKLPASFFLIQGLESLKLLNCDFEPPLTINGFKKLRNMSFYNVQVSSEVLQHFLSSCPLLEKIVLGGYEEEYVEENSFTFVQLFQCVPLVHTLDISKYYMKYLVAGGMPNKLPTLLHLKDVSLDVCLREQDIISSVLCIIRSSPNLEALFFLESSIKFVDLQDDLSLTLDHLTYFEIADFSNISFEMEFVKLILGKAPLLKIARIVLKDNVSVDEQVIILTDMIRLPFPRASPSAQLIVERSKTEDS
- the LOC139896951 gene encoding F-box/FBD/LRR-repeat protein At1g13570-like isoform X1; translated protein: MMKTRRRSSDRISSLPQNIIEAILTLMPIRDAIRTSILSKKWRYYWTTMPELVFDHNLVQSILGGEIWLKYKLVNAIFHVLLIHRGQATLKFELDVNKLGMTTELDQIIFSLSRRSNVKCLIIDTSDSFYKLPASFFLIQGLESLKLLNCDFEPPLTINGFKKLRNMSFYNVQVSSEVLQHFLSSCPLLEKIVLGGYEEEYVEENSFTFVQLFQCVPLVHTLDISKYYMKYLVAGGMPNKLPTLLHLKDVSLDVCLREQDIISSVLCIIRSSPNLEALFFLMYDNENLPTQESSIKFVDLQDDLSLTLDHLTYFEIADFSNISFEMEFVKLILGKAPLLKIARIVLKDNVSVDEQVIILTDMIRLPFPRASPSAQLIVERSKTEDS
- the LOC139900547 gene encoding uncharacterized protein; translated protein: MELSGTICNENDDAWEWTVGDQARGLQLENVSCALCGIVLKSSNHVLFGCSVALDLWRLIRRWVDVALPTFNNWDEWVNWLDAWRASKEVKDKLYVIIVVTLWHIWRFRNSTNFEPNSFMKSTLFDSIRIVSFRWITSRSSGIINWNLLLAKPL